One Gossypium hirsutum isolate 1008001.06 chromosome A11, Gossypium_hirsutum_v2.1, whole genome shotgun sequence genomic window carries:
- the LOC107897623 gene encoding LOW QUALITY PROTEIN: ABC transporter F family member 5 (The sequence of the model RefSeq protein was modified relative to this genomic sequence to represent the inferred CDS: inserted 1 base in 1 codon) — MVLSTKLHRLDLRSTFFTSLRPSFTPNPSSSVSPKTFKFRPTKITAQVSTLSVETSVKDPESDIESLFSSNTEEIDRKRSNKQSNTGASGISSGVKLENISKSYKGVTVLKDVSWEVKKGEKVGLVGVNGAGKTTQMRIITGQEEPDXGNVIKAKSNMKIAFLNQEFEVSMSRTVREEFMSAFKEELDISDRLERVQKAIEGATEDLELMGRLLDEFDLLQRRAQAVDLDEVDAKVSKLMPELGFSPEDSDRLVASFSSGWQMRMSLGKILLQEPDLLLLDEPTNHLDLDTIEWLEGYLNKQDVPMVIISHDRAFLDQLCTKIVETDMGVSRTFEGNYSQYVEAKAAWVESQYAAWEKQQQEIEQTKDLINRLGAGANSGRASSAEKKLERLQEEGQIEKPFQRKQMKIRFPERGRSGRSVVTIKNLEFGYEDELLVDRASLSIERGEKIAIIGPNGCGKSTLLKLIMGLENPSGGEVLLGEHNVLPNYFEQNQAEALDLDKTVLQTVEDVAEDWRIDDIKGLLGRCNFKADMLDRKVSLLSGGEKARLAFCKFMVKPSTLLVLDEPTNHLDIPSKEMLEEAIREYSGTVITVSHDRFFIKQIVNRVVEVKDGHLQDYVGDYNYFLEKNLEAREKELEREAELDEKAPKVKTKSKMSKAEKEAQKKQKRQAFQAAKQKSKGQKNAKRWN, encoded by the exons ATGGTGCTCTCCACAAAACTCCACCGTTTAGACCTTCGTTCAACGTTCTTCACCTCTCTTCGCCCCTCGTTTACTCCCAATCCCTCCTCTTCAGTCTCCCCCAAAACCTTTAAATTTAGACCAACTAAAATAACTGCCCAAGTTTCCACTCTCAGCGTTGAAACCTCCGTTAAGGACCCTGAAAGCGACATTGAATCACTGTTTTCCTCCAATACAGAAGAAATTGATCGGAAACGTTCCAACAAGCAATCCAATACCGGTGCTTCGGGTATTTCCTCCGGTGTAAAGCTTGAAAACATTAGCAAGAGCTATAAAGGAGTAACCGTTTTGAAAGATGTGAGTTGGGAAGTGAAAAAAGGCGAGAAAGTTGGACTGGTTGGAGTAAATGGAGCAGGGAAAACGACCCAGATGAGAATTATAACGGGACAAGAAGAACCCG TCGGGAACGTTATAAAGgccaaatcaaacatgaaaattGCGTTTTTGAACCAAGAATTTGAGGTTTCGATGAGCAGGACGGTGAGGGAGGAGTTTATGAGTGCTTTTAAAGAAGAATTGGATATTTCTGACAGGTTAGAGAGGGTACAGAAGGCGATAGAAGGGGCTACCGAGGATTTGGAGTTGATGGGAAGGCTTTTGGATGAGTTTGATTTGTTGCAGAGGAGGGCTCAGGCTGTGGATTTGGATGAGGTTGATGCTAAGGTTAGTAAGTTGATGCCAGAGCTTGGGTTTTCCCCCGAGGATTCCGATAGGTTGGTCGCAAGTTTTAGTAGCGGATGGCAGATGAGGATGTCACTTGGGAAGATTTTGTTGCAG GAGCCTGATTTATTGCTTTTGGACGAGCCTACAAATCACCTTGACCTTGATACAATCGAGTGGCTTGAAGGATATCTCAACAAGCAAGATGTGCCAATggtcatcatatctcatgatagAGCTTTTCTAGATCAGTTGTGTACAAAGATTGTGGAGACTGACATGGGTGTTTCGAGGACATTTGAGGGTAATTATTCTCAGTATGTTGAGGCGAAGGCAGCATGGGTTGAAAGTCAATATGCAGCGTGGGAGAAGCAGCAGCAGGAAATTGAGCAGACAAAAGACTTGATAAACAGATTAGGAGCAGGGGCAAATTCTGGCCGTGCTTCTTCTGCTGAAAAG AAGCTGGAGAGACTTCAAGAAGAGGGCCAAATAGAGAAGCCATTTCAACGGAAACAAATGAAGATTAGGTTCCCTGAGCGTGGAAGAAGTGGGAGATCTGTTGTTACTATTAAGAATCTGGAATTTGGTTATGAGGATGAG CTGCTAGTTGACAGGGCAAGTCTTTCAATTGAAAGAGGAGAGAAAATTGCCATTATTGGTCCAAATGGTTGTGGAAAGAGTACTTTACTGAAGCTGATAATGGGCCTAGAGAATCCAAGTGGAGGTGAAGTGTTGCTTGGGGAGCATAATGTTTTACCAAATTATTTTGAGCAGAATCAG GCTGAGGCTCTTGATTTAGATAAAACAGTGCTTCAGACAGTGGAAGACGTTGCAGAGGACTGGAGAATTGATGATATTAAGGGACTTCTTGGTCGTTGCAACTTCAAAGCTGATATGCTTGACAGAAAGGTTTCCCTTTTGAGTGGTGGTGAGAAG GCACGGCTTGCATTTTgtaaattcatggtaaaaccGTCAACCCTGCTAGTTTTGGATGAACCAACAAATCACCTGGATATACCCTCAAAGGAAATGCTAGAG GAGGCAATTAGAGAGTACAGTGGCACAGTCATTACTGTTTCTCATGACCGATTCTTTATAAAGCAAATTGTGAACAGAGTAGTGGAAGTAAAAGACGGGCATTTGCAGGACTATGTAGGCGATTACAAT TATTTTCTGGAGAAGAACCTTGAGGCAAGGGAAAAGGAGCTCGAGCGTGAGGCGGAGCTTGATGAGAAAGCTCCAAAAGTGAAAACCAAATCCAAGATGTCAAAG GCTGAGAAAGAAGCTCAGAAGAAACAAAAACGGCAGGCGTTTCAAGCTGCGAAACAGAAGTCGAAAGGGCAGAAGAATGCCAAGAGATGGAATTGA